One window of Psychrobacillus sp. FSL H8-0483 genomic DNA carries:
- a CDS encoding acetoin utilization protein AcuC has product MAKSPRNEYMKKNAVFVFSEDQLGYKFSETHPFNQKRLTLTVDLLREMNALSLSDIVAPRIATDEELSLIHDPHYIEIVKKASSETSDTTKYENYGIGTEDTPIFPHMHEASAGLVGGTLTAVDYVMEGKSSHALNLGGGLHHGFRGRASGFCVYNDSSVAIKYMQQKYNARVLYIDTDAHHGDGVQWSFYDDPNVCTISIHETGRYLFPGTGNITERGTGEGYGTSFNFPMDAFTEDESFLDIYRTSFREIVESFKPDIILSQNGADAHYFDPLTHLYGTMNLYQEIPKLAHELAHEFCDGKWIAVGGGGYDIWRVVPRAWSLLWMEMNDVKSPIGNLPKSWLDRWAKESPIPLISTWMDPHPLYEPIPRKLEIMEKNKQMLDKALYLLRNQQSYKKGLSN; this is encoded by the coding sequence ATGGCCAAATCACCCAGGAATGAATATATGAAAAAAAATGCAGTGTTTGTCTTTTCAGAGGACCAGTTAGGCTACAAGTTTTCGGAAACCCACCCGTTCAATCAAAAACGCTTAACACTTACGGTCGATTTATTAAGGGAAATGAATGCTTTATCATTATCAGATATAGTTGCTCCTAGAATTGCAACAGATGAAGAATTAAGCTTAATACATGATCCTCATTATATTGAGATCGTAAAAAAAGCAAGTTCGGAAACAAGCGACACTACGAAGTATGAAAATTATGGAATTGGAACAGAAGATACCCCTATTTTCCCTCATATGCATGAAGCGAGCGCAGGTCTTGTTGGAGGTACCTTAACTGCAGTGGATTATGTGATGGAGGGTAAATCGTCTCATGCACTTAATTTAGGGGGTGGTCTCCACCATGGATTTAGAGGACGAGCTTCCGGTTTTTGTGTTTATAATGATAGTTCCGTTGCTATTAAATACATGCAGCAAAAGTATAATGCACGGGTTTTATACATAGACACGGATGCGCATCATGGGGATGGCGTTCAATGGAGCTTTTATGATGATCCTAATGTATGTACTATTTCCATCCATGAAACAGGAAGGTATCTATTTCCCGGAACTGGCAACATTACAGAAAGAGGAACTGGTGAAGGATATGGAACTTCTTTTAATTTTCCTATGGATGCATTTACAGAGGATGAGTCATTTTTAGATATTTATCGTACAAGTTTTCGCGAGATAGTTGAGTCATTTAAACCCGATATTATTTTAAGCCAAAATGGTGCGGATGCTCATTATTTTGACCCGTTAACCCATTTATATGGAACAATGAACCTATACCAAGAGATACCTAAACTGGCACATGAACTTGCTCATGAGTTTTGCGATGGTAAATGGATTGCTGTTGGTGGTGGTGGGTATGATATTTGGAGAGTTGTTCCACGTGCATGGTCATTGTTGTGGATGGAAATGAATGATGTAAAATCTCCCATAGGTAACTTGCCGAAATCTTGGCTTGATCGTTGGGCTAAGGAGTCACCTATACCTCTTATTTCTACTTGGATGGATCCTCATCCATTATATGAGCCTATTCCAAGAAAACTAGAAATAATGGAGAAAAATAAACAAATGCTAGATAAAGCGTTATATTTGTTACGCAATCAACAGTCATATAAAAAGGGGCTGTCCAATTAG
- a CDS encoding GNAT family N-acetyltransferase: MIHKKAYNAVELETKHGNVVIEGPILSEEIAKLEFHEDLVAFRVPDAQHRAIIEIAKLPEGRIIIVRDQQTIVGYCTFLHPDPLETWSKGNMENLIELGAIEVIPKYRGTGVGKTLLRVSMMDDAMEDYITITTEYYWHWDLKGTGLNVWEYRKVMEKMMQAGGLKYFATDDPEISSHPANCLMAKIGNRVDNDSIQQFDQLRFMNRFMY, translated from the coding sequence GTGATACACAAAAAAGCGTATAATGCGGTGGAATTAGAAACAAAGCATGGTAACGTCGTTATTGAAGGTCCTATTTTATCTGAGGAAATAGCAAAATTAGAATTTCATGAGGACTTAGTAGCTTTTCGAGTACCTGACGCGCAGCATAGAGCAATTATAGAAATTGCAAAATTACCTGAAGGAAGAATTATTATTGTTCGAGATCAACAAACAATAGTTGGATACTGCACTTTTTTACACCCAGACCCTTTAGAAACATGGTCTAAAGGCAATATGGAAAACTTGATAGAGCTTGGTGCTATCGAAGTCATTCCAAAATATCGTGGAACTGGAGTAGGAAAAACACTTCTACGAGTTTCCATGATGGATGATGCGATGGAAGACTATATAACGATTACTACTGAATATTATTGGCATTGGGATTTAAAAGGGACTGGTTTAAATGTCTGGGAATACCGAAAAGTGATGGAGAAAATGATGCAGGCTGGCGGACTTAAGTATTTTGCAACAGACGATCCAGAAATTAGTTCCCATCCCGCTAATTGTTTAATGGCTAAAATAGGGAATAGAGTGGATAATGATTCCATTCAGCAATTTGATCAACTACGTTTTATGAACCGTTTCATGTATTAA
- a CDS encoding YtxH domain-containing protein, with product MSNHEQNKPNYNEAKFNHEYYANQASYDRQSQPNYPLAPSYNETRENIYRDQEVNGKDFIIGVIIGGIIGATTALLLAPKTGTELRGNLSTQAGQIKVKTMDLSSTAKEKTTKISKQLQEQSEQLVDKVKSMKGKPMSPLDDGTASSEGEEPMEFMATISHTTVEIAEEDENLTVVAEAIKEAVTEENNPNKN from the coding sequence ATGAGCAATCATGAACAAAACAAACCAAATTATAATGAAGCAAAATTTAACCATGAGTATTATGCAAACCAAGCTTCCTACGATCGTCAATCACAACCAAACTATCCACTTGCTCCTTCTTATAACGAAACGAGAGAGAACATTTATCGTGATCAAGAAGTGAATGGTAAGGACTTTATCATTGGAGTAATAATTGGAGGTATTATTGGAGCTACTACTGCTTTGTTATTAGCGCCTAAAACTGGGACTGAGTTGCGTGGAAATCTTTCAACACAAGCTGGCCAAATTAAAGTAAAAACAATGGACTTATCTTCTACAGCTAAAGAAAAAACAACAAAAATTTCTAAGCAATTACAAGAACAATCCGAGCAATTAGTAGATAAAGTTAAATCCATGAAGGGAAAACCAATGTCGCCTTTAGACGATGGAACTGCTTCCTCAGAAGGTGAAGAGCCAATGGAATTCATGGCAACTATTTCACATACAACGGTTGAAATAGCGGAGGAAGATGAAAATCTGACTGTAGTAGCCGAAGCAATTAAAGAAGCGGTTACAGAAGAAAATAATCCGAATAAGAATTAA
- a CDS encoding DUF948 domain-containing protein, translated as MENLLYIAAIIAAIAFLVLCISLAVTLSSVKKTLNNVADTLEGLDTHLQNVTKETAELLHKTNELAEDIQEKSVQLNTVVAAVKNVGTSVNGFNNSIQRLTSSVTTEVEKNEEKIAQVVQWSSVILGLRDKWKERKAMDQAEFYSFEKDNKTNN; from the coding sequence ATGGAAAATCTTTTATACATAGCTGCTATTATAGCTGCAATTGCATTTCTAGTACTTTGTATAAGCCTTGCTGTTACGTTATCTTCAGTTAAAAAGACTTTAAATAATGTTGCGGATACACTGGAAGGGCTAGATACACACTTACAAAATGTTACGAAAGAAACAGCGGAACTTCTTCATAAGACCAATGAATTAGCAGAAGATATCCAAGAGAAATCAGTACAACTAAACACAGTGGTTGCAGCAGTCAAAAATGTAGGAACTTCCGTAAATGGTTTTAATAATTCTATCCAACGTCTTACATCATCTGTTACAACAGAAGTAGAAAAGAATGAAGAAAAAATAGCACAAGTTGTTCAGTGGAGCAGTGTAATTCTAGGTCTACGAGACAAATGGAAAGAAAGAAAAGCAATGGATCAAGCAGAGTTTTATTCCTTTGAAAAAGATAATAAAACAAATAACTAA
- the murC gene encoding UDP-N-acetylmuramate--L-alanine ligase produces the protein MTKYHFTGIKGSGMSPLAQILHDIGNEVQGSDIEKYFFTEKPLHDRHINVLLFDEANIEEGMTIIAGNAFPDSHPELVKARELGLNVIRYHDFLGDYMSKFTSIAVTGAHGKTSTTGLLSHVLSGYSPTSFLIGDGTGKGEADASNFVFEACEYRRHFLAYSPDYAIMTNIDFDHPDYFQDIDDVFSAFQSMAMQVKKGIIACGDDQYLQKIKAAVPVVYYGFGEHNDFAARNIEKTTEGTSFDVFVRNEFYERFTIPMFGDHAVLNSLAVISLCHYEEVPADIIQKGLETFEGVKRRFTETVIGDRIIIDDYAHHPTEIKATIQSARQKYPNRKIVAIFQPHTFTRTQKFLHEFSESLSSADQVYLCDIFGSARENAGTLTIQSLGDLIEGSHILHEDTVDQLLSHENATYLFMGAGDVQKYQEAFNQKLNK, from the coding sequence ATGACAAAGTATCATTTTACAGGCATTAAAGGGTCTGGAATGAGTCCGTTAGCACAAATCTTACATGATATCGGAAATGAAGTGCAAGGTTCTGATATTGAAAAGTATTTTTTTACGGAAAAACCATTACATGACCGACATATAAATGTTTTATTATTTGATGAAGCAAATATAGAAGAAGGTATGACAATTATTGCAGGGAACGCATTCCCTGATAGTCATCCTGAATTAGTGAAAGCAAGAGAACTAGGTTTGAATGTAATACGTTATCACGATTTTTTAGGCGACTATATGAGTAAGTTTACGTCCATTGCTGTTACTGGAGCTCATGGGAAAACGTCTACCACAGGACTACTATCCCATGTGTTAAGTGGTTATAGCCCTACTTCTTTTCTAATTGGTGATGGTACTGGTAAAGGGGAAGCAGATGCTTCTAATTTTGTGTTCGAGGCATGTGAGTATCGTAGACACTTTTTAGCGTACAGTCCTGACTATGCAATAATGACAAATATTGATTTCGATCATCCTGATTATTTTCAAGATATTGACGATGTATTTAGTGCATTCCAATCCATGGCGATGCAAGTTAAAAAAGGTATCATCGCTTGTGGAGATGACCAATATTTACAAAAAATTAAAGCTGCTGTGCCGGTCGTTTATTATGGATTTGGTGAGCATAACGATTTTGCGGCAAGGAACATAGAAAAAACGACAGAAGGTACTTCATTCGATGTATTTGTCCGAAATGAATTTTATGAGCGTTTTACTATTCCTATGTTTGGTGACCATGCAGTCCTAAATTCGTTAGCTGTTATCTCTCTATGTCATTACGAGGAAGTGCCAGCGGATATTATTCAAAAAGGCTTAGAAACGTTTGAAGGTGTGAAAAGACGCTTTACAGAGACTGTTATTGGAGATCGTATTATTATTGACGATTATGCACATCATCCAACAGAAATTAAAGCAACGATTCAGTCAGCTCGACAAAAATACCCAAATCGTAAGATTGTCGCTATATTTCAACCACACACATTTACGAGAACGCAAAAATTTCTGCATGAATTTAGCGAGAGCCTAAGTTCAGCGGATCAGGTGTATTTATGTGATATCTTTGGTTCAGCAAGGGAAAATGCTGGTACTTTAACCATTCAATCACTAGGAGACCTAATTGAAGGAAGTCATATTTTACATGAAGATACAGTAGATCAATTGCTGTCTCATGAAAATGCTACTTATTTGTTTATGGGAGCAGGAGATGTACAGAAATACCAAGAAGCTTTCAACCAAAAACTAAATAAATGA
- the ccpA gene encoding catabolite control protein A, with amino-acid sequence MTITIYDVAREANVSMATVSRVVNGNQNVKPATRQKVLAVIERLDYRPNAVARGLASKKTKTVGVIIPDISNVFYAELVRGIEDIATMYRYNIILTNSDQQEDKEVQLLSTLLSKQVDGVVMMSDEITKEMLREMERTDVPVVLAGTVEDSNSFPSVNIEYHEAAVDAVNRLIQNGHTRIAFVSGSMSSTINRVYKLSGYEKALNAANIEIDSDLIVGVDNTYDDGLVAWEQLRNLKNPPTAFFAGNDEIAIGLIHGAQDSGLNVPKDVEVISFENSKLARMVRPQLTSVVLPLYDIGAVSMRLLTKFMNKEKIEEQTVVLPYRIEERDSVK; translated from the coding sequence TTGACTATTACAATTTATGATGTAGCAAGAGAAGCGAATGTATCAATGGCAACTGTTTCACGTGTAGTAAATGGTAACCAAAACGTCAAGCCAGCAACACGTCAAAAAGTGCTAGCAGTAATAGAACGATTAGATTATAGACCCAATGCAGTGGCAAGAGGTTTAGCGAGTAAAAAAACAAAAACAGTTGGAGTAATTATTCCAGATATATCAAATGTGTTTTATGCCGAACTAGTGCGAGGTATAGAAGACATTGCTACTATGTATCGTTATAATATTATTTTAACAAACTCCGACCAGCAAGAAGACAAAGAAGTACAGTTATTATCTACATTATTAAGCAAACAAGTTGATGGCGTAGTCATGATGAGTGACGAAATTACAAAGGAAATGCTTCGTGAAATGGAAAGGACGGATGTACCAGTTGTTTTAGCTGGAACAGTAGAAGATTCTAATTCTTTTCCATCAGTCAATATAGAATATCATGAAGCAGCTGTCGACGCGGTTAATCGCTTAATACAAAACGGTCATACTAGAATTGCATTTGTATCTGGATCCATGTCTTCTACCATAAATAGAGTATACAAGCTTTCGGGCTATGAAAAGGCTTTGAATGCAGCAAATATAGAAATTGACTCAGATTTAATCGTTGGCGTCGATAATACATATGACGATGGCCTTGTAGCGTGGGAACAGCTCCGCAATCTTAAAAATCCACCAACAGCATTTTTTGCTGGGAACGATGAAATTGCAATTGGACTTATTCATGGTGCTCAAGATAGTGGGTTAAACGTACCAAAAGATGTTGAGGTAATAAGTTTTGAAAACTCCAAACTTGCTCGAATGGTAAGACCTCAACTCACAAGCGTTGTTTTACCTTTGTACGATATCGGTGCCGTTTCCATGAGGTTATTAACAAAATTTATGAATAAAGAAAAAATTGAAGAACAAACAGTAGTTCTTCCTTACCGAATTGAGGAAAGAGACTCGGTAAAATAA
- a CDS encoding bifunctional 3-deoxy-7-phosphoheptulonate synthase/chorismate mutase — translation MSQVDLVALRSRVDEINVEILQLINERAGVVQEIGRVKEKQGVNRYDPLRERHMLDHLKENNSGPLPQSTVEHIFKEIFKTALEFQVDDQKKALLVSRKKKSEDTIVEINGEKIGTGIPSFVFGPCAVESYTQVAEVAAAIQAKGLKLIRGGAYKPRTSPYDFQGLGLDGLKILKQISQKYGLAVVSEIVTPSHLDEALDYVDVVQVGARNMQNFELLKAVGSINKPVLLKRGIAATLDEFIHAAEYIMSQGNDQIILCERGIRTYERATRNTLDISAVPILKQETHLPVFVDVTHSTGRRDILLPAAKAAIAIGADGVMAEVHPDPAVALSDAAQQMNLQQFDEFYDSLQKFMKTHEVHA, via the coding sequence ATGAGTCAAGTAGATTTAGTGGCTTTACGTAGTCGTGTAGATGAGATTAACGTAGAAATTTTACAGTTAATCAACGAAAGAGCTGGTGTTGTTCAAGAGATTGGAAGAGTTAAAGAAAAACAAGGTGTAAATAGATATGATCCTCTTCGCGAAAGACATATGTTAGATCATTTAAAAGAAAACAATTCTGGGCCACTTCCACAATCAACAGTTGAACATATTTTCAAGGAAATATTTAAAACTGCTCTAGAATTTCAAGTAGATGATCAAAAGAAAGCTCTTCTTGTTTCACGTAAAAAGAAATCAGAAGATACGATAGTTGAAATTAATGGAGAAAAAATAGGCACAGGAATTCCTTCATTCGTATTTGGTCCTTGTGCAGTAGAATCTTACACTCAAGTGGCAGAAGTTGCTGCGGCAATCCAAGCTAAAGGCCTAAAACTTATAAGAGGTGGAGCGTACAAGCCACGTACCTCTCCATATGATTTCCAAGGTCTTGGTTTAGATGGATTAAAAATATTAAAACAAATTTCACAAAAATATGGCTTAGCGGTTGTATCTGAAATCGTAACTCCAAGCCATTTAGATGAAGCACTAGACTATGTGGATGTTGTACAAGTAGGTGCTCGTAATATGCAAAATTTCGAACTATTAAAAGCGGTAGGTTCTATTAATAAGCCAGTCTTATTAAAACGTGGTATTGCAGCTACGTTAGATGAATTTATCCATGCAGCAGAATATATTATGTCACAAGGAAATGACCAAATCATTTTATGTGAACGAGGTATTCGAACGTATGAGAGAGCAACTAGAAATACATTAGACATTTCTGCAGTACCAATCTTAAAACAAGAAACACATTTACCTGTATTTGTCGATGTAACACATTCAACTGGACGTCGTGATATCCTTTTACCTGCTGCAAAAGCAGCAATTGCAATTGGAGCAGATGGAGTTATGGCTGAAGTGCATCCAGATCCAGCGGTGGCATTATCAGATGCTGCTCAACAAATGAACTTACAGCAATTCGATGAGTTTTATGATTCCTTACAAAAATTTATGAAGACGCATGAAGTTCACGCGTAA
- a CDS encoding cell division protein FtsA produces the protein MSSKLFALDIGTRSVVGIILEERHETFHVIDVLVEEHKERAMVDGQIHNVLKVVEVIQSIKTQLEEKHGPLEKVSVAAAGRALKTEQAEMKMDIKNRPIFSEDDVSRLELTAVQQAQNNLVQNDGERQSSHYYCVGYSVLYYRLDGEEIGSLVDQQGNEASIEVIATFLPRVVVESLLSALKRANLEMEALTLEPIAAINVLIPPTMRRLNVALVDIGAGTSDIAITNYGTVVAYGMVPYAGDEITEALSDIYLLDFPLAEDAKRAINTNEFIQIKDILGFDQNIPKEEVIDALRPATLELASAVSTEIFRLNNNHPPKAVMLVGGGSLTPSLTTLLAEKLNLPVNRVAVRGIDAIQNLTKEDHIPVSPELVTPIGIAIAAKRAPIQYMSVEVNQQVVRLFELKEMTIGDALLAANISTRKLYGRPGAALSVQVNGQTIHIPGEHGKPAVIELNGQEANTKTLIKNKDKIELIEGKDGNVGTASVRDLLDEASVKTITFQGVKHIVEPTVQVNGERVSLETSLVERDKITVETPHTIEQLLHAIQKENYLTQLKPYTISINNKNHYIPSFSTTLLLNGNAVKLQYPVQDNDVLQMNIATAPTLQQLSDHLEKKLLDRITIKFQQETIELFKESAKVISENTILSPSDLIPNGTALQWEEVNTSAWIFQDVFRFSEWTLPENAGSFQIIKNGLASRFDEEIFGGDELEIIFN, from the coding sequence TTGTCATCAAAATTATTTGCATTAGATATTGGTACTAGATCCGTAGTAGGAATTATTTTAGAAGAACGCCATGAAACATTTCATGTAATTGATGTTTTAGTAGAAGAACATAAAGAACGTGCGATGGTGGATGGACAAATACATAATGTGCTAAAAGTAGTGGAAGTCATTCAATCCATAAAAACACAATTAGAAGAAAAACATGGACCCTTGGAAAAAGTAAGCGTTGCCGCTGCTGGACGAGCGTTAAAAACAGAACAAGCAGAGATGAAAATGGACATCAAAAACAGACCTATATTTTCAGAAGACGATGTCAGCCGACTTGAACTCACAGCAGTTCAACAAGCACAAAATAATTTAGTCCAAAATGACGGAGAAAGACAATCAAGTCATTATTACTGTGTGGGATATAGCGTACTTTACTACAGACTTGATGGTGAAGAAATTGGTAGCCTAGTAGATCAACAAGGAAATGAAGCATCTATCGAAGTAATTGCCACTTTTTTACCTAGAGTCGTTGTCGAATCACTACTTTCTGCTTTGAAAAGAGCTAATTTAGAAATGGAAGCTTTAACATTAGAGCCTATTGCGGCGATTAATGTATTAATTCCACCAACTATGAGGCGCCTCAATGTGGCACTAGTGGATATAGGGGCAGGAACATCGGATATTGCCATTACCAATTATGGGACAGTTGTTGCTTATGGAATGGTACCTTATGCAGGCGATGAAATAACAGAAGCACTTAGCGACATTTATCTTCTAGATTTTCCACTTGCAGAAGATGCAAAGAGAGCAATAAATACAAATGAATTTATTCAAATAAAAGATATTCTAGGCTTTGATCAAAACATCCCTAAAGAAGAAGTAATTGATGCGTTAAGACCAGCAACGTTGGAATTAGCATCGGCTGTTTCAACGGAAATTTTCCGATTAAATAATAACCATCCACCAAAGGCTGTCATGCTAGTAGGTGGAGGAAGCTTAACCCCTTCGCTCACAACACTTCTTGCAGAAAAATTAAATTTACCTGTAAATCGAGTTGCTGTACGAGGAATTGACGCCATTCAAAACCTAACGAAAGAAGATCATATTCCTGTATCTCCAGAACTTGTTACACCAATAGGAATTGCAATTGCTGCTAAACGTGCTCCCATTCAATATATGTCTGTTGAGGTAAACCAACAGGTTGTTCGTTTATTTGAATTAAAAGAAATGACTATTGGAGATGCATTACTTGCCGCAAATATTTCTACTCGTAAGTTGTATGGAAGACCAGGAGCAGCTCTTTCCGTTCAAGTAAATGGACAAACAATCCATATTCCAGGAGAGCATGGAAAGCCCGCTGTTATTGAGCTTAATGGTCAGGAAGCAAATACAAAAACACTAATAAAAAACAAAGATAAAATAGAACTCATAGAAGGAAAAGATGGTAATGTAGGTACAGCATCAGTCCGAGATTTACTAGACGAAGCATCTGTAAAAACAATTACCTTTCAGGGAGTTAAACATATTGTAGAACCAACTGTTCAAGTAAATGGAGAGAGAGTTTCACTAGAAACTTCACTAGTAGAAAGAGACAAGATCACAGTTGAAACTCCACATACAATTGAACAACTTTTACATGCAATTCAAAAAGAAAATTACTTAACCCAATTAAAGCCTTATACAATTTCTATTAATAATAAAAATCATTACATCCCATCCTTTTCCACCACATTATTATTAAATGGGAACGCTGTAAAGCTACAATATCCCGTTCAAGACAATGATGTATTACAAATGAATATAGCTACTGCTCCTACTTTGCAGCAACTTTCAGATCATCTAGAGAAAAAACTTCTGGACCGTATTACAATCAAATTTCAACAAGAAACGATCGAACTTTTTAAAGAAAGTGCTAAGGTAATCAGTGAAAATACTATTTTATCTCCCTCGGACTTAATTCCAAATGGAACAGCGCTTCAGTGGGAAGAGGTTAATACCTCTGCATGGATATTCCAAGATGTTTTTCGTTTTTCCGAATGGACCTTACCAGAAAATGCTGGTTCTTTCCAAATCATTAAAAACGGACTAGCCTCTCGCTTTGATGAAGAAATCTTTGGCGGAGACGAACTCGAAATAATTTTCAACTAA
- a CDS encoding acetoin utilization AcuB family protein: MLVEEIMNTSVPTLSPSHTINDALKLLKEKRIRHIPIVNSENEVLGVVTDRDLKEATPSSLISSQNAEIFDLPLEKIMTKNPITGHPLDFVEETASIFYDNRIGCLPIVSQGKLIGMITESDLLYKFIELTGVHQPGSQIEVRVPNRTGVLFEVSRVFYEQRINLLSVLVYPDKDKSDYKILVLRVKTMNPLKLIEAIRAEGFEVLWPNHPGMNI; the protein is encoded by the coding sequence ATGCTTGTAGAAGAAATCATGAATACATCCGTACCAACCTTAAGCCCCTCTCATACAATTAATGATGCACTAAAGCTTTTAAAGGAAAAACGAATTCGTCATATCCCAATAGTTAACTCGGAGAATGAGGTTTTAGGTGTTGTAACTGATCGCGATTTAAAAGAAGCAACTCCTTCCTCCTTAATCAGCAGTCAGAATGCAGAAATTTTTGATTTACCGTTAGAAAAAATTATGACGAAAAACCCAATCACCGGCCATCCATTAGATTTTGTAGAAGAAACGGCAAGTATTTTTTATGATAATCGCATAGGATGCTTACCTATTGTGAGCCAAGGGAAACTAATCGGTATGATTACAGAGTCCGACTTATTGTACAAATTTATTGAACTAACTGGTGTACATCAACCTGGTTCTCAAATAGAGGTTCGAGTCCCAAATAGAACAGGTGTCTTGTTTGAAGTATCTAGAGTTTTTTATGAGCAAAGAATAAATCTGTTAAGTGTGCTAGTATATCCAGATAAAGATAAAAGTGATTATAAAATATTAGTCCTTCGAGTGAAGACGATGAATCCACTCAAGCTTATTGAAGCAATAAGAGCTGAAGGGTTCGAAGTATTATGGCCAAATCACCCAGGAATGAATATATGA